The proteins below come from a single Chryseobacterium capnotolerans genomic window:
- a CDS encoding methylmalonyl-CoA mutase family protein — translation MSYGIDRIYSPDDGRELGLQGMIDDLVHRSDFATGKDVTADDLDSISFENSTSIARIISAVENFSEEKPELVKAIDEKSKDLNIPIIGITGTGGAGKSSLTDELVRRFLRSNTDKKIAIISIDPSKKKTGGALLGDRIRMNAINDPRVYMRSMATRENNVSVSPFIHSALNVLKLAHPDVIILETSGIGQSGSEVSDFADVSMYVMTPEYGASTQLEKIDMLDYADLVALNKSDKRGALDALQAVRKQFQRNHLLWESPLEEMPVYATKASQFNDHGTTELYNRLVSKVNEKFTDLGLSTFVEQEITDEVTIIPPKRVRYLSEIVENNKQYDANVEKQAELARKLYHIEGVKNIISNEVLDAEYQKAEKELQQENIDFLKTWDDTKKAFHAEFYSYFVRGKEIKVETSTESLSHLRIPKIALPKYNDWGDLIQWKGQENLPGSFPYTAGIYPFKRTGEDPTRMFAGEGGPERTNRRFHYVSAEMPAKRLSTAFDSVTLYGQDPALPPDIYGKIGNAGVSIATLDDAKKLYSGFDLVNALTSVSMTINGPAPMLLAFFMNAAIDQNVEKYIKENGLESKVEAKLKEKFDDKGLERPKYKGELPPSNNGLGLQLLGLTGDEIIPADVYAEIKAKTIATVRGTVQADILKEDQAQNTCIFSTEFALRLMGDVQEYFIKEKVRNFYSVSISGYHIAEAGANPVSQLAFTLANGFTYVEYYLSRGMDINDFAPNLSFFFSNGIDPEYSVIGRVARRIWAKAMKLKYGADERSQMLKYHIQTSGRSLHAQEIDFNDIRTTLQALYAIYDNCNSLHTNAYDEAITTPTEQSVRRAMAIQLIINKELGLAKNENPLQGSFIIEELTDLVEEAVYAEFDRITERGGVLGAMETMYQRSKIQEESMHYEWLKHTGEYPIIGVNTFLGKDGSPTVLPGEVIRSTEEEKQAQIESLHNFQKANETKSEEALRKLQHAAINQQNLFEVMIDAVKFCSLGQITNALFEVGGKYRRNM, via the coding sequence ATGTCTTACGGGATTGATAGAATTTATTCTCCGGATGATGGCCGTGAACTTGGTCTTCAGGGAATGATTGATGATTTGGTACACCGTTCGGATTTTGCGACAGGAAAAGATGTAACCGCGGATGATCTGGATTCCATCAGTTTTGAAAATTCTACAAGCATTGCCAGAATTATCTCTGCTGTGGAAAACTTTTCAGAAGAAAAACCTGAATTGGTAAAGGCTATTGATGAGAAATCAAAAGATTTAAATATTCCGATTATAGGGATTACAGGAACCGGAGGAGCCGGAAAATCATCTTTAACGGATGAACTGGTAAGACGTTTCCTGCGTTCCAACACCGATAAAAAAATAGCCATCATTTCTATTGACCCTTCTAAAAAGAAAACAGGAGGTGCACTTCTTGGAGACAGAATCCGCATGAACGCCATCAATGATCCAAGAGTCTATATGCGTTCAATGGCAACGAGAGAAAACAATGTTTCAGTTTCGCCATTCATTCATTCTGCATTAAATGTATTGAAATTGGCTCATCCGGATGTAATCATTCTTGAAACTTCAGGAATTGGCCAGTCTGGATCAGAGGTTTCTGACTTTGCAGATGTCTCTATGTATGTAATGACTCCTGAATATGGAGCTTCTACTCAGCTGGAAAAAATCGACATGCTAGATTATGCTGACCTGGTTGCTTTAAACAAATCTGACAAACGTGGAGCTCTTGATGCGCTTCAGGCTGTAAGAAAGCAGTTCCAGAGAAATCATCTTTTATGGGAAAGCCCATTGGAAGAGATGCCTGTGTATGCTACAAAGGCATCCCAGTTCAATGACCATGGGACAACAGAACTTTACAACAGATTGGTTTCAAAAGTAAATGAGAAGTTTACAGATCTGGGCCTTAGCACTTTTGTGGAACAGGAAATTACAGATGAAGTAACCATTATTCCACCAAAAAGAGTTCGCTACCTTTCTGAAATTGTCGAAAACAATAAACAATATGATGCTAATGTCGAAAAACAGGCTGAACTTGCAAGAAAACTATATCATATTGAAGGGGTAAAAAATATCATTTCCAACGAAGTTTTAGATGCTGAATACCAAAAGGCTGAAAAAGAACTTCAACAGGAAAATATTGACTTCCTGAAAACATGGGATGATACGAAAAAAGCTTTCCATGCAGAGTTTTACTCCTATTTTGTAAGAGGAAAAGAGATTAAGGTAGAAACATCTACGGAATCTTTATCTCACTTAAGAATACCGAAAATTGCTTTACCAAAATACAACGACTGGGGTGATCTGATTCAATGGAAAGGACAGGAAAACCTGCCAGGAAGCTTCCCATATACTGCCGGAATTTATCCTTTCAAGAGAACAGGTGAAGATCCAACAAGGATGTTTGCTGGAGAAGGCGGTCCGGAAAGAACCAACAGAAGATTCCATTATGTATCGGCCGAAATGCCTGCAAAACGTCTGTCTACAGCATTTGACTCAGTAACATTATATGGGCAGGATCCTGCTTTACCACCGGATATCTACGGAAAAATTGGTAATGCCGGGGTTTCTATTGCAACACTGGATGATGCTAAAAAACTATATTCAGGATTTGATTTGGTGAATGCATTGACTTCTGTTTCCATGACGATCAATGGACCTGCACCAATGTTGTTAGCTTTCTTCATGAACGCTGCCATTGACCAGAATGTAGAAAAATACATTAAAGAAAATGGACTGGAATCCAAAGTTGAAGCTAAGCTTAAAGAAAAATTCGATGATAAAGGTTTAGAAAGACCAAAATATAAAGGTGAACTTCCTCCATCCAATAACGGATTGGGATTGCAGCTTTTAGGATTAACGGGTGATGAAATTATCCCTGCTGATGTATACGCTGAAATTAAGGCTAAAACAATTGCTACGGTTCGCGGTACTGTTCAGGCTGATATTTTAAAAGAGGATCAGGCTCAGAATACCTGTATCTTTTCTACTGAATTTGCTCTAAGATTAATGGGTGACGTTCAGGAATACTTCATCAAGGAAAAAGTAAGAAACTTCTACTCTGTTTCTATTTCAGGATATCACATTGCCGAAGCAGGAGCTAACCCGGTTTCTCAGCTTGCATTTACACTGGCAAACGGTTTCACTTATGTGGAATACTACCTGTCAAGAGGAATGGACATCAATGATTTTGCTCCAAACTTGTCATTCTTCTTTTCTAACGGTATTGATCCTGAGTATTCAGTGATCGGACGTGTAGCAAGAAGAATCTGGGCAAAAGCAATGAAACTTAAATATGGTGCTGACGAAAGAAGCCAGATGTTGAAATACCACATCCAGACTTCAGGACGTTCTCTTCACGCACAGGAAATTGATTTCAACGATATCAGAACAACGTTACAGGCGCTTTATGCGATCTACGACAACTGTAATTCACTTCACACGAATGCTTATGATGAAGCGATTACGACTCCTACAGAACAATCTGTAAGAAGAGCAATGGCGATTCAGCTGATTATCAATAAAGAATTAGGTCTTGCTAAAAACGAAAACCCGCTTCAGGGATCATTCATTATTGAAGAGCTCACTGACCTTGTGGAAGAAGCGGTGTATGCTGAATTTGACAGAATTACTGAAAGAGGCGGTGTATTGGGAGCTATGGAAACCATGTACCAGCGTTCTAAAATTCAGGAAGAATCTATGCATTATGAATGGCTGAAGCACACCGGGGAATATCCAATCATCGGGGTGAATACCTTCCTTGGAAAAGATGGTTCTCCAACAGTACTTCCGGGAGAGGTTATCCGCTCTACTGAAGAGGAAAAGCAGGCACAGATTGAATCCCTTCACAACTTCCAGAAAGCGAATGAAACAAAATCTGAAGAAGCATTGAGAAAACTACAGCACGCAGCAATCAATCAGCAAAACTTATTTGAAGTAATGATTGATGCGGTTAAGTTCTGTTCTTTAGGACAAATCACCAACGCGTTATTTGAAGTGGGTGGTAAGTACAGAAGAAATATGTAA